In a genomic window of Bacteroidota bacterium:
- the rplL gene encoding 50S ribosomal protein L7/L12: MADIKKLAEELVNLTVKEVNELAGILKDEYGIEPAAAATVVAGPGVAAGDAAAAEVEQTEFDVILKAAGQSKLAVVKLVKELTSLGLKEAKELVDAAPKAIKEGISKDEAEALKKQLEEAGAEVEVK, translated from the coding sequence ATGGCAGATATTAAAAAGCTTGCAGAAGAATTAGTAAATCTGACAGTAAAAGAAGTTAACGAACTGGCAGGAATTCTAAAAGATGAATACGGCATTGAACCCGCCGCTGCAGCCACTGTAGTTGCAGGTCCTGGCGTAGCCGCCGGTGATGCCGCAGCTGCTGAAGTAGAACAAACTGAATTTGATGTTATTCTTAAAGCAGCCGGACAGAGCAAACTGGCTGTGGTTAAACTCGTGAAAGAACTTACCAGCCTTGGCCTCAAAGAAGCAAAAGAGCTTGTTGACGCAGCTCCAAAAGCCATAAAGGAAGGTATTTCCAAGGATGAAGCCGAAGCATTGAAAAAACAGCTTGAGGAGGCTGGCGCTGAGGTTGAGGTTAAGTAG
- the nusG gene encoding transcription termination/antitermination protein NusG yields MSENVKKWYVVRAISGKEKKVKEYLENEINRLSLQDYISQVLIPTEKVYQVRKGKKISKERNYFPGYVLIEAALVGEIPHIIRNIPNVLGFLGTKGEADPLRPSEVNRILGKVDELAEQGEEVNVPFIVGESVKVIDGPFNSFTGIIEEINEEKKKLKVMVKIFGRKTPLELSFMQVEKE; encoded by the coding sequence ATGAGCGAAAACGTGAAAAAATGGTATGTAGTCAGAGCGATTAGCGGGAAAGAAAAGAAAGTAAAGGAATATCTGGAAAATGAAATTAATCGTCTGAGCTTACAAGATTACATTTCACAGGTGCTAATCCCAACCGAGAAGGTATATCAGGTAAGAAAAGGAAAAAAGATATCAAAGGAAAGGAATTACTTTCCGGGATATGTTCTTATTGAAGCCGCCCTGGTTGGTGAAATACCCCATATTATACGCAACATACCGAACGTTCTGGGATTTCTTGGAACAAAAGGAGAGGCTGATCCGTTGCGACCATCCGAAGTAAACCGAATTCTCGGGAAAGTGGATGAACTTGCGGAGCAGGGTGAAGAGGTAAACGTTCCATTCATCGTTGGTGAATCAGTGAAGGTGATAGACGGACCATTTAACAGTTTCACCGGCATCATTGAAGAAATCAACGAAGAAAAGAAGAAACTTAAGGTCATGGTAAAGATTTTCGGAAGAAAGACACCATTGGAATTAAGTTTCATGCAAGTAGAAAAAGAGTAA
- the rplJ gene encoding 50S ribosomal protein L10 → MTREEKNQLIDSLTDQLLNNNNFYLTDISNLNAEKTTELRRLCFRKQIKLQMVKNTLLKKAMERTERNYGPLYDILKGTTSIMFSETGNTPARLIQEFRKKSDKPILKGAYIEEMTYVGDDQLDFLSNIKSKNELIADIVLLLQSPMRNVIGALQSGGQTIHGVLKTLSEKSE, encoded by the coding sequence ATGACAAGAGAAGAAAAAAATCAGCTTATTGATTCTTTGACAGATCAGTTGTTGAATAACAACAATTTTTACCTGACGGATATTTCTAACCTTAATGCAGAAAAGACTACCGAGCTAAGGCGCTTGTGTTTCAGAAAACAGATTAAACTGCAAATGGTTAAGAATACCCTCCTGAAGAAGGCAATGGAAAGGACTGAAAGAAATTACGGTCCGCTGTATGATATCCTAAAAGGTACTACCAGCATCATGTTCTCTGAAACAGGAAATACACCGGCCAGGTTGATTCAAGAATTCAGGAAAAAGAGTGACAAGCCAATACTTAAAGGAGCCTACATTGAGGAAATGACTTATGTGGGTGATGACCAGCTCGATTTCCTTTCGAATATCAAGTCGAAGAATGAATTAATTGCTGATATAGTATTACTGCTGCAATCGCCCATGAGAAATGTCATTGGCGCATTGCAATCGGGAGGCCAAACCATTCATGGCGTTCTGAAAACTTTATCTGAGAAATCAGAATAG
- the rplA gene encoding 50S ribosomal protein L1 — protein sequence MAKQTKKHQDALEKIDKNRVYPLLEAIEVVKDITYTKFDASVDLDVRLGVDPRKANQMVRGIVTLPHGTGKTVRVLVLCTPDKEEEAKEAGADYVGLDEYIDKIKGGWTDIDVVITMPPVMPKIGPLGRILGPRGLMPNPKTGTVTMELGKAVKDVKAGKIDFKVDKYGIIHASIGKVSFDKEKLLDNARELLQTIIKLKPSAAKGTYMKSVFISSTMSPGIKVEPKSITN from the coding sequence ATGGCGAAACAGACTAAAAAACATCAGGATGCCCTGGAGAAAATTGATAAAAACAGGGTATATCCCTTGCTGGAAGCAATAGAAGTTGTGAAAGATATTACATATACCAAGTTTGATGCTTCCGTTGATCTGGATGTGCGCCTTGGGGTTGACCCCAGGAAAGCCAATCAGATGGTAAGGGGAATTGTTACTTTACCTCATGGAACCGGGAAAACGGTTAGGGTTTTGGTGCTATGCACACCCGACAAAGAAGAGGAAGCCAAAGAAGCAGGCGCGGACTATGTAGGACTTGACGAATACATCGACAAGATTAAGGGAGGCTGGACAGATATTGATGTTGTTATCACTATGCCTCCTGTTATGCCGAAAATAGGCCCCCTCGGAAGGATTCTAGGCCCACGGGGGTTAATGCCCAATCCGAAAACTGGAACCGTTACCATGGAATTAGGTAAAGCTGTGAAGGATGTAAAAGCCGGGAAAATCGATTTCAAAGTCGATAAATACGGTATTATTCACGCTTCCATCGGTAAGGTTTCTTTTGATAAGGAAAAACTGCTTGATAATGCCAGGGAGTTGCTGCAAACTATTATTAAGTTGAAACCATCAGCAGCAAAAGGTACCTATATGAAAAGTGTTTTCATCTCAAGTACCATGAGCCCCGGTATAAAAGTAGAACCAAAATCAATAACTAATTAG
- the rplK gene encoding 50S ribosomal protein L11 has translation MAKEVSGLIKLQIRGGAANPSPPIGPALGAKGVNIMEFCKQFNGRTQDQAGKLLPVIITVYKDKSFDFVVKTPPVAVQLMEVAKIKKGSAEPNRQKVATITWDQVKTIAENKMVDLNAFTLESAVSMVAGTARSMGIKIKGESPFANTEGK, from the coding sequence ATGGCAAAGGAAGTCAGCGGGCTCATTAAACTGCAAATCCGCGGAGGTGCTGCTAATCCATCCCCTCCCATCGGTCCGGCACTCGGTGCAAAAGGTGTTAACATCATGGAGTTCTGCAAACAATTTAACGGCAGGACACAAGATCAGGCAGGGAAACTTCTGCCGGTTATCATCACAGTATATAAGGACAAATCCTTTGATTTTGTCGTTAAAACCCCACCGGTTGCTGTTCAGTTAATGGAAGTCGCTAAAATTAAGAAAGGTTCGGCTGAGCCGAACCGGCAGAAGGTTGCCACCATCACCTGGGATCAGGTAAAGACCATTGCAGAAAACAAAATGGTCGACTTGAATGCCTTTACACTTGAATCGGCAGTTAGTATGGTTGCCGGTACTGCAAGAAGTATGGGTATCAAGATCAAAGGTGAATCTCCTTTTGCAAATACTGAAGGCAAATAA